DNA sequence from the Fuscovulum ytuae genome:
GTTGTCGCCGGTGGCGCGGTTGACGGCGGTGGACAGGCGCTTGGCCGGAACCTGCAGGCGGCGGGCGAGTTTGGCGAGCGTGAGGTCCGGGTCGCGCCAAAGGTGGCGGCTCTCCATCAGGTCATTGAGGCGGGCCATGAGGGCGTGGTCGTCTTCTGTGGCCACGGGGGCGGTGGCGCTGTCTTGGTCGTCAGTCCGGGCGGTCAGTCGTTCGGCAGCAAGGGCCAGCGTGCCGATGCCGAGGAGGAGCGCGGTGGTCGCGATATCGACAATCAGGGGCACGCGGGCGGCGTGACCTGCGGCCATGGCTAGGGCGATGCCGAAATCCGACAGTGCGGAAAGGGCAAGGGCGAGGGCGATCCCGCCCCAGAGAAGGTGGGGGGTACCACCCTGTCCGAGGCGCGTGCGCGGGAGGTCCGGACCTGCGCGATTGAGAGTGAGGGCGAGGGCCGTCGCATAGGCGGCATAGGTGAGGGGGACGAGGAGTTCGAGGAAAAACCCGCCCTGCCAGCGCAGGGCGAGGGCCAAGAGAGGGCCTGCGGCGTGCAGTGCATCGCGCGGGGTGAGCGGGCGGCCGAGGCCGTCGGACGTCCAGGCGAGCCAGGCGAGGGCCGGGATGGCCATTGCGGTGACAGGTTGGATGAAGCGGGCGGCGGGCGATGTGTAGTGAAGGGCGAGGGCATTGATCAGCGCCTGAAGCGCGAGAAGCGCAAGGAGGCCTGCGATCATCGGGACCGGCCTGCCGCGCAGCACCATGCGGAGCGCGAGGAAGCCGAGGATCAGCGACAGGACAAGCGGCAAGGGCAGGGCGATCATGGGGATAGGGGTAGTCCTCGAACCGGTTTTGCACAGCCTTGAACCGGTTTAAGGGCGCGCGGAAAGGGTAGGGGGTGGCAGAGCTTGGGGTATTCGCAACCCTTGTTGATGGAGAGACCCTGATGAAGAACCCTATTCTTGCCTCGTGCCTGTCGCTGATGCCTGCTGCCCTTTTCGCCCAAGTGGCCGGGGTACAGGAGGGGACTATCCCCGCGCCGCATCATGGGCGGGAAATGGAATTCGCCGTCTGGTATCCGGGCGTTGCGGGCAGCGTGGTTGCGCCCTTTGCCGGGAACCCGGTGTTTCGGCCCGTGACTGTGGCAACGAACGCCAAGGCGGTGCCGGGGCGCTATCCGCTGGTCCTGCTGTCGCATGGGCTTGGGGGGCATTATCGGTCGCTTGGCTGGCTGTGGCGATGGCGGTGCTGGACGCGGCGCTGTGGGACGGCGATTTGACGGATGCGCATGTGGATGCGGTGGTGGTTGAGGGTCTGTGAAACCGGGAGAAGGGCCTGCGTCCTGCCTTTGGCAGGGGCAGGCCCTTTTCTGACGGTTGAGAACGTCCGTCTGAGGCGGTAAGGGGCGAGCGGGTTTCGCAGGGGGCGGTGACGGGGGACGAGGATGGAACCGGATCAGGTACAGGCATTGTTCACGCGGGGGGATGGGCAGTATCTTTGCGCCCGCTGGGGGCGGCCGATCGTGCCGGTGGTCTTTGGGGTGGAAGACGCCACTTTGTCAGTGGTGAAGGGCGCGCTGGAGGCGGTGGTGGCGCTGGCGGGCCACCAGATGGCCGAGACGGACCCGGAACTGGGTGCGAACCTGATGATCTTTTTCTTTCGGGATTGGGCGGAACTGCCGGAGGTACCGAACCTTGATCGGCTGGTGCCGGGCTTGGCCGAGCTTTGCGCGAAGCTTGCGGCGGCGGATGCGAACCAATACCGCATTTTCCGCTTTGACGTCGAAGGGGCGATCCGGGCGGCCTTTGTCTTTATCCGGATGGATGCGCATTTGGCCGCCGTACCGGTAGAGACACTGGCCCTGAGCCAGGCGGTGCAGGTGATCCTTTTGTGGTCGGATCGGGCCTTTGCCGACCGTTCACCGCTTGCCATGGGCGACGGGGGGGCTGTGATGTTGCGGCCAGAGATCGCGGGAGTGATCCGGGCAGTCTATGACCCGGTTCTGCCGGGGGTGGCGCAGGATGCAGCCCATGCCTTGCGGGTGGCCGCGCGGATGGGGCGGTTGGCCTAAGCGGTCTGGCCTCGGGCCCGTCGATTGACGGGGTAAGGGTCGGTTCCTATGATCCCGGCATCAGGTTCCGGCCTTTCATCCTTTGTGTAGTTGGTGGGATTTTATCGGTGGAGATGACTGAACCGGCGCGGATGCGCGATCGCATGAGGTGCCGCGAGGTGCCGGATGCGGTGATCCTTGTTCCCTTTTGTGACACGGCGGCGGCAGAGGCCTTGGGCCTGCCTGTCGATATCGTCGTATTCGACGGAGCGGAGTTTCTTTGGCGCGGGGACGGTGTCGCCGAGGATCGGGTGCATCTTGCGACGCTGGGCGTGGTCGCGCTCTCTGCCGAAGGTGCGCGGGATGTGGCGGGATTGGCCGCTTTTTGGGCGCGCCTGTTCGAAAGCGAACTGCCGGGTTTCTTGGATCTGAGCAGGGTGGCCGCCGGGGCGCGGCGAGAGGCTGCATTGGAGTGGCTGACCGATGTGCTTTTGGCCGAACGGCAGGGCGCAGCAGGGCGCATGGTTTCGCTTATGCGTGCGATGGCCGCGCTGCGGCAGGAGCATGAGGCGATGCAGGCCTCATTCGCGCGGCTGGAGACGCATGCATTTCTGCATCGTCTGTCGCAGCGGAAGCTAGGGTTCACGGTCACGCCAGCGGCGGGGAGCCCGGTTCTGGAGCTGCCTTCCGGGGCTGCGCTGGTGCAGCGTGTTCCGGGGTTGAGCGTAGGGCTTTCCGATATTGCGCTGCGGATTTCAGAGGGGCCTGCGCGGAGCGGAGTTCTGCGGTGCCGTTTGGAAAGCCCGGATCGCGGGGAGGTGTTGGCGGAATGGTCCGTGCCTGCTGCGCGCATCGAGGCGGGGTGGCTGCGGCTGTCGTTGTTGCGGGGGCTGGAGGCAGACCCGGTCGGATTGGAAATTCGGCTGGAGTGGGAGGGGGCGGGGCCCTTGCGACTGGAGACGGCGATGGCGCATCCCGACCCACGGTTCCTGCCATGCGGTGCGGATGGGATGCCAGTCGGGCGGCATGTGCTGGCGATTGAGGTCTGGCACTATTTGCCGGGCGTGCGCGCGCCGGGATCGGCCAAGGGGCTGCTGCAGGATGGTTCCGGCGAGGCGGATCTGCCAACGCGGCGGATTGACGGGATAGAGCTGCTCCGGGCGATCAACCTTGATACACTGGTGCAGGATATGCAGAAGGTGCAGGACGCCTCTGCCTTGCTGGTGCATGTGATGCCCGATCGCGTGACCTGCGGAATCTTGCCAGAAACGGTGGGCGGGGCGCGGGTGGTGAGCGCCGATATCATGACATGGAGCGCGAAGGGACCCTTGGTGGACTATGCCATTGGGGTGTTGCCTGCGGGATTGCGGCCAAAGCAGCCGGGTGTTTTGCCAGAGTTCCCAGAGGGTTTTCATTCCGGCTGGGTGCGGATGAAGCCGATGCGGGCAGGGCAGGTGACCCTGATCCTGCCCGATCTGCCGGGCGATGCGCATGACCTTTACCTGATGACACGTCTGCCGCCGGGCACCACAAGCAATGCTTGGGGATGGAGCGGGTTTTCGGGCGTGGTGATGCATGTCTGAGATTGCCGTTCGGGAGGGCGCGGCGCGGGTGATGGCCATTGGCGTCGTGATCCCGGTCTTTCGCCATTCGGTGCTTTTGGTGGAGGCGATCGAAAGCGCCTTGGCGCAGGGTGCGGTCCAGGTGCCCCTGATCGTGATCGTGAATGACGGCTGTCCGCATCGTGAGACGGAGGCCGTCTGCCGCGCCTATGCAATGGCATGGCCAGACCGTATCCGCTATGTCCGCAAGCCGAATGGTGGGTTGAGCGATGCGCGCAATGTAGGCATCCGACATGTGTTGGATGCGGCACCCGAAGTGGGGGCGATCTACATGCTGGACGCCGACAACCGGTTGCGACCCGGTGCCTTGGCCCGTGCGGCGGCAGAGTTGGAGGCGCATCCGGAGGCGGATTGGATCTATCCCAATATCGACATGTTCGGCCTGACATGGGCGGGGGATTACGGGGGGGAGTTTTCGCTTTTGCTGCACAGCCGGATGAACCTTTGCGAGGCGGGTAGCCTGATCCGGCGGCGGGTGTTCGAGGCGGGGGTGTTTTTCGACACGGACTTCCAAAGCGGGTTTGAGGATTGGGAGTTCTTTCTGCGCGCGGCCGAGAAGCGGTTCCTTGGGCGCAACCTTGAAAGCTTTGGTTTCCAGTACCGCAAGCGGGGGGAAAGCATGTTGGCCGAGTCCGAGCGTGAAGCGGCCGTGATCCGGGGCGAGATCGAGCGGAAACATCGCGGGCTGTACCGGCCGCGGCGGCTGGTCGATCTGGAGCAGGGGGAGGCGCCGCGCTTTGCCGTGCTGCTGGCGGATCGGAACGAGGTTTTGTTGACGTTGGACCCCGCACATGGGGCTGTGGCGCGGCTGGATGTGGCGGAGTTCGAACGGATGTGGTGGCTGGGGCAGATGCGGACCACCCGCCACCATCTGCCGCCCTTCCTTGTGGTGACGCGGGCCGCGGTGTGGGAGGCATTGCAGGCGACGGGGTTGCTGCACGGGAGTCTTTGGCTTTTGGAGCGGCGGGCGACGGATGAGGCGGTGGCGGGGCTTATCGTCGAGGCTGGTGAGGCGGCGCGTCTGGCCGTGTTTGAAGAGCGGGGGGTGGCTTCGGGGCGACTAAGGGCGGATATGGTGATGGCCTCGCCCGCGCTGTTGCGCAAGCTGGTCTGGCAGATGGCTGGGGTGGGCGGGGAGGCCGTTCCGGCAGAAGAAGAAAGCTTGGCCTTGATCCGGGTGCGGATGGCACCGGAGCGGTTGGCGGAGGCGGGATTGGCCGGGATCACCGGCGCGCTGCGGCGGTTCTTGCCAAGTGCGGCGGTGCCCGTGCCATGGTCTGCCGGGAAGGCCTTGGGGGCTATTGCGGCGCGGTTGGCACGGTCGGACTACCGGGCGGCGGCGGGCCACAAATGGGAATGGCGGCACCCGGATATCGGTTGGCGGTCGCGCAGCCATGAGGTGGCGCGTGTGCCGACCGGGGCGAAGGCGGCCTTTCCGCGCGCGTCTGACGGGCGGTTCCATATCGGCTTTGTGATGCCGATGGTGGAGTTTGGCGGGGTGGAGCGCGTCGCGTTGAACATTGCGGCGGCGCTGAAGGCCGCGGGGATGGTGCCGCATCTTTTCGTGCTGGAGGCACGCAACATCCTGTTCAGTGCGGAATGGCAGGAGGTTTTTGAAAGCGTGACCTTTCTGGGTGATCCGGACTTTGCCACTTGGGGGCCGGGACAGACCCTGTATCAGGGAACGGTCGTTTCCGACTGGGCGCGCTGGGGTGATCATGGGGATGCGCTGGGCATGATGGCCTGGCTGGATGCCGCGCTGAATTTCCATGGCGGGGCGATTTCGGGTGTCATGGGCCAGTTGCGGCGGTTCGGGGTTAGGACCGGGCTTTCGCTGCATCTGAACGATCTGAGCGGGTTCGGGCGGCCTGTGGGCAATGCCTATCTTGGGCTGGCCTTTGAACATGCCTATGACATGGTGCTGCCCTGTTCGCATCAGCTTGGCGAATGGTGCCATGCGATGGGAATACCAGAGGAAAAGGTGGTTCCCGTACCGAATGCGCCATCCTTTGCGCTGCCCGGGGGCGTAATGCGCAGGCCCCGTGCGGCGGGGGCGCCTTTGCGGGTGATTTATCTGGGCAGGCTGGATGCGCAAAAGGGGCTGGACCGATTAACCGCCACGCTACGGAGGGCAAAGGCCGAGGGGATTTCCCTGCGCTGGCGGCTTATTGGGAAGGCGGTGACGGACGGGGGGGCGGCGCTTCCCGAGGATATTGCCGCGATGTTGGAGCCGCCGATCCTGCAAGGCCACATGATCGCGGCGGCCTTGGCAGAGGCGGATGTGTTCTTCCTGCCGTCTTACTATGAAGGGCTGCCCCTTACTGTGCTGGAGGCGATGCGATCCGGTGTCGTGCCTGTGGCCACGAATGTGGGCGCGGTGCGCGAGGTGTTGCGCGATGGGGAAAATGGGGTGCTGCTGGACGGGGCGGATGTAGTCGGGCAGGCGGTAGCGGCGCTGCAGCGATTGGCTGGGGACGATGCGCTGCTGGCGCGGCTGTCGGCGCAGGCTATGGCCGATATGGCGGGGCGGGACTGGGCGCAGGCGGTTCAGCCTTTGGTGGAGCGTTTGCGGGCTGGGGTTTCTGGGTGAGGGCCTAGCCGTTGCGGAGTCAGGTCTTTTGGCCGGGATTGGTGGTCGCGCCGGAGAGATAGCGGATTTTGGGATTGAAAGTCAGCGCGGCAATCAGGCTGCGCCAGATCGGCCAGCGCAGACGGAGCGGCACCTCGCCTCTGCGCATCTGGCGTTCGACATGGTCAAGGAAAAGGACATAGCTGCCCCAGCCTTCGCGATGCAGGTGGAATGAGGCCTGATTGCGGGCACCGAAGCGGAATTTCCACAGGTCATCGGCGGTGACTCGGCCAAAATTCACGCCGCGATTAAGGGGGATGTCATGGCGGATCACGCTGGCCGGAACGTATAGGCCGGGATGATCGGCCGATAGGCGGCGGGTATATTCGGCATCGTCAAACCAGATGAAATATTCGGCGATGGGAAGGCCGTGCCTTTCGACAGCCCAGCGCGGGACGAGGGCCGAGACGAAAGAGCAGGAATCGACCAGCGCCACGCCATCGGTGGCTGTCAGGAAACGGGGCCAATCCCAGACGGGGCGGGGGGTGTTCATCTCGCACAGGGTGCCGTCAGTCCAGAGGACGCGGGAACAGGCGAAGGGGGGGCGGCGGGCGTGAGTCTGTTCGAAGCGGTGGAGGGCATCGATAAGGGTTGCGATGGTGTCCGGCCGGGGGATGGCATCATCGTCAGAGAGCCAAAGCAGATCGGCCCCAAGGGCGCAGGCAGTGCGAATTCCTTCAGCAAAGCCGCCTGCCCCGCCTGCATTGCGATCCAGCCGGATCGGGTGAAGGGAGGGGTCGCTTGCCGCGCGGGCCATAAGGCGCTGGCTTGTGTCGTCGGTTGAGGCGTTGTCGATCACCACGGTCAGGTCGGGGCGCCGGGTTTGATTGCCGAGCGCGTCAAGAACCGCCATCAGCGATTGAGCGCGGTTGCGCGTCACCAGAACGGCGATGAGGCGGGTCATGCGTCTGGTTCCAATGCTTGACGGTAGAGAGGGGTCAGCACCTCTTCTGCCGTTGGGTCGGCGGTAAAGGTAAGCCAGCGGTCCTGAAGCGCGCGGCGCGTG
Encoded proteins:
- a CDS encoding glycosyltransferase is translated as MTRLIAVLVTRNRAQSLMAVLDALGNQTRRPDLTVVIDNASTDDTSQRLMARAASDPSLHPIRLDRNAGGAGGFAEGIRTACALGADLLWLSDDDAIPRPDTIATLIDALHRFEQTHARRPPFACSRVLWTDGTLCEMNTPRPVWDWPRFLTATDGVALVDSCSFVSALVPRWAVERHGLPIAEYFIWFDDAEYTRRLSADHPGLYVPASVIRHDIPLNRGVNFGRVTADDLWKFRFGARNQASFHLHREGWGSYVLFLDHVERQMRRGEVPLRLRWPIWRSLIAALTFNPKIRYLSGATTNPGQKT
- a CDS encoding glycosyltransferase; translation: MSEIAVREGAARVMAIGVVIPVFRHSVLLVEAIESALAQGAVQVPLIVIVNDGCPHRETEAVCRAYAMAWPDRIRYVRKPNGGLSDARNVGIRHVLDAAPEVGAIYMLDADNRLRPGALARAAAELEAHPEADWIYPNIDMFGLTWAGDYGGEFSLLLHSRMNLCEAGSLIRRRVFEAGVFFDTDFQSGFEDWEFFLRAAEKRFLGRNLESFGFQYRKRGESMLAESEREAAVIRGEIERKHRGLYRPRRLVDLEQGEAPRFAVLLADRNEVLLTLDPAHGAVARLDVAEFERMWWLGQMRTTRHHLPPFLVVTRAAVWEALQATGLLHGSLWLLERRATDEAVAGLIVEAGEAARLAVFEERGVASGRLRADMVMASPALLRKLVWQMAGVGGEAVPAEEESLALIRVRMAPERLAEAGLAGITGALRRFLPSAAVPVPWSAGKALGAIAARLARSDYRAAAGHKWEWRHPDIGWRSRSHEVARVPTGAKAAFPRASDGRFHIGFVMPMVEFGGVERVALNIAAALKAAGMVPHLFVLEARNILFSAEWQEVFESVTFLGDPDFATWGPGQTLYQGTVVSDWARWGDHGDALGMMAWLDAALNFHGGAISGVMGQLRRFGVRTGLSLHLNDLSGFGRPVGNAYLGLAFEHAYDMVLPCSHQLGEWCHAMGIPEEKVVPVPNAPSFALPGGVMRRPRAAGAPLRVIYLGRLDAQKGLDRLTATLRRAKAEGISLRWRLIGKAVTDGGAALPEDIAAMLEPPILQGHMIAAALAEADVFFLPSYYEGLPLTVLEAMRSGVVPVATNVGAVREVLRDGENGVLLDGADVVGQAVAALQRLAGDDALLARLSAQAMADMAGRDWAQAVQPLVERLRAGVSG
- a CDS encoding DUF6212 domain-containing protein: MRCREVPDAVILVPFCDTAAAEALGLPVDIVVFDGAEFLWRGDGVAEDRVHLATLGVVALSAEGARDVAGLAAFWARLFESELPGFLDLSRVAAGARREAALEWLTDVLLAERQGAAGRMVSLMRAMAALRQEHEAMQASFARLETHAFLHRLSQRKLGFTVTPAAGSPVLELPSGAALVQRVPGLSVGLSDIALRISEGPARSGVLRCRLESPDRGEVLAEWSVPAARIEAGWLRLSLLRGLEADPVGLEIRLEWEGAGPLRLETAMAHPDPRFLPCGADGMPVGRHVLAIEVWHYLPGVRAPGSAKGLLQDGSGEADLPTRRIDGIELLRAINLDTLVQDMQKVQDASALLVHVMPDRVTCGILPETVGGARVVSADIMTWSAKGPLVDYAIGVLPAGLRPKQPGVLPEFPEGFHSGWVRMKPMRAGQVTLILPDLPGDAHDLYLMTRLPPGTTSNAWGWSGFSGVVMHV
- a CDS encoding helix-turn-helix domain-containing protein, whose protein sequence is MIALPLPLVLSLILGFLALRMVLRGRPVPMIAGLLALLALQALINALALHYTSPAARFIQPVTAMAIPALAWLAWTSDGLGRPLTPRDALHAAGPLLALALRWQGGFFLELLVPLTYAAYATALALTLNRAGPDLPRTRLGQGGTPHLLWGGIALALALSALSDFGIALAMAAGHAARVPLIVDIATTALLLGIGTLALAAERLTARTDDQDSATAPVATEDDHALMARLNDLMESRHLWRDPDLTLAKLARRLQVPAKRLSTAVNRATGDNISRLVNGYRIRAACDALARGATATEAMLDAGILTKSNFNREFRRITGQTPTQWQAAHRQP